The following are encoded together in the Mycolicibacterium arabiense genome:
- a CDS encoding polyadenylate-specific 3'-exoribonuclease AS, whose protein sequence is MRYFYDTEFIDDGRTIELISIGVAAEDGREYYAISSEFDPDRAGPWVRKHVLPKLPSPASRQWRSRREIRSDLEDFFDIDGDRPIELWAWVGAYDHVVLCQLWGPMTDLPPAIPRFTRELRQFWEERGSPRMPPRPRDAHDALVDAKHNLLRYRLMTADDDDGSWAVRS, encoded by the coding sequence GTGCGGTACTTCTACGACACCGAGTTCATCGACGACGGCCGCACCATCGAGCTGATCTCGATCGGGGTGGCCGCCGAGGACGGCCGCGAGTACTACGCGATCTCCTCGGAGTTCGACCCCGACCGTGCAGGCCCGTGGGTCCGCAAGCACGTCCTGCCCAAGCTGCCGTCACCCGCGTCGCGACAGTGGCGCTCGCGCAGGGAGATCCGGTCGGACCTCGAGGACTTCTTCGACATCGACGGTGACCGGCCCATCGAACTGTGGGCGTGGGTTGGCGCATACGACCACGTGGTGCTGTGCCAGCTGTGGGGACCGATGACGGACCTGCCCCCGGCGATCCCTCGGTTCACCAGGGAGTTGCGGCAGTTCTGGGAGGAACGCGGTTCGCCGAGGATGCCGCCGCGTCCGCGCGATGCCCACGACGCGCTGGTCGACGCCAAGCACAACCTGCTCCGATATCGGCTGATGACGGCCGACGACGACGACGGGTCCTGGGCAGTGCGCTCCTGA
- a CDS encoding class II 3-deoxy-7-phosphoheptulonate synthase has product MNWTVDVPIDQLPDLPPLPEDLRHRLDAALAKPALQQPSWDASQAKAMRTVLESVPPVTVPSEIERLKAHLADVALGKAFLLQGGDCAETFVDNTEPHIRANIRTLLQMAVVLTYGASMPVVKVARIAGQYAKPRSSDIDALGLRSYRGDMVNGFAPDASVRDHDASRLVRAYANASAAMNLVRALTSSGMASLQKVHDWNREFVRTSPAGARYEALAGEIDRGLRFMSACGVDDRNLQTAEIYASHEALVLDYERAMLRMDYDGAEVDGSSPKLYDLSAHYLWIGERTRQLDGAHVAFAEVIANPIGIKIGPSTSPELAVEYVERLDPNNVPGRLTLVSRMGNGKVRDVLPAIIEKVEASGHRVIWQCDPMHGNTHESSTGYKTRHFDRIVDEVQGFFEVHRSLGTHPGGIHVEITGENVTECLGGAQDISDTDLAGRYETACDPRLNTQQSLELAFLVAEMLRD; this is encoded by the coding sequence GTGAATTGGACCGTCGACGTACCCATCGACCAGCTGCCGGATCTGCCGCCGCTGCCTGAGGATCTGCGCCACCGGCTCGACGCCGCGCTGGCCAAGCCCGCGCTGCAGCAGCCCAGCTGGGATGCCAGCCAGGCGAAGGCGATGCGGACGGTGCTCGAGAGCGTCCCGCCGGTGACCGTGCCGTCGGAGATCGAGCGCCTCAAGGCTCACCTGGCCGACGTGGCGCTGGGCAAGGCGTTCCTGCTGCAGGGTGGCGACTGCGCCGAGACGTTCGTCGACAACACCGAGCCGCACATCCGCGCCAACATCCGCACGCTGCTGCAGATGGCCGTGGTACTCACCTACGGCGCCAGCATGCCGGTGGTCAAGGTGGCCCGCATCGCCGGGCAGTACGCGAAGCCGCGGTCGTCGGACATCGACGCGCTGGGCCTGCGGTCCTACCGCGGCGACATGGTCAACGGCTTCGCGCCGGATGCGTCGGTGCGCGACCACGACGCGTCCCGGCTGGTGCGTGCCTACGCCAATGCCAGTGCCGCGATGAACCTGGTGCGTGCGCTGACGTCGTCGGGCATGGCCTCGCTGCAGAAGGTGCACGACTGGAACCGCGAGTTCGTCCGGACGTCGCCCGCGGGTGCCCGCTACGAGGCGCTCGCCGGTGAGATCGACCGCGGCCTGCGCTTCATGAGCGCCTGTGGAGTCGACGACCGCAACCTGCAGACCGCGGAGATCTACGCCAGCCACGAGGCGCTGGTGCTCGACTACGAGCGGGCGATGCTGCGGATGGACTACGACGGGGCCGAGGTCGACGGGTCCAGCCCGAAGCTCTACGACCTGTCCGCGCACTACTTGTGGATCGGGGAGCGCACCCGCCAGCTCGACGGCGCGCACGTCGCGTTCGCCGAGGTGATCGCCAACCCGATCGGCATCAAGATCGGGCCGAGTACGTCACCGGAACTGGCGGTCGAGTACGTCGAACGCCTCGACCCGAACAACGTGCCGGGCCGTCTGACCCTGGTCAGCCGGATGGGCAACGGCAAGGTGCGCGACGTGCTGCCCGCGATCATCGAGAAGGTCGAGGCCTCCGGCCACCGGGTGATCTGGCAGTGCGACCCCATGCACGGCAACACCCACGAGTCGTCGACCGGGTACAAGACGCGGCACTTCGACCGGATCGTCGACGAGGTGCAGGGCTTCTTCGAGGTGCACCGCAGCCTCGGCACGCACCCGGGTGGCATCCACGTCGAGATCACCGGTGAGAACGTCACCGAGTGTCTTGGTGGGGCACAGGACATCTCGGACACCGACCTCGCCGGCCGGTACGAGACGGCATGCGACCCGCGGCTGAACACGCAGCAGAGCCTGGAGCTGGCGTTCCTGGTTGCGGAGATGCTCCGGGACTAG
- a CDS encoding protein kinase domain-containing protein, translating to METSQCSDPLVGAVLDGRYRVDTPIATGGMSTVYRGLDIRLDRPVAVKVMDPRYAGDQQFMVRFQREARAVARLKHPGLVSVYDQGLDGRHAFLVMELVEGGTLRELLEERGPMPPHAVAAVLAPVLGGLAVAHRAGLVHRDVKPENVLISDDGDVKIADFGLVRAVAEAKITSTSVMLGTAAYLSPEQVGTGDADPRSDVYAVGILAYELLTGATPFTGDNALAVAYQRMDNDVPPPSAAIAGVPCQFDDLVACATARDPDARFADAQDMAAELDDVVTELGLPAFRVPAPRNSAQHAAATVHHVRRPTRAFTRGPSSPDEVEYRRPAGLFAGIEIDELELARQRGKRVTTFWLIAILTLTGLIAAGAWTLGSNLPALGL from the coding sequence GTGGAGACCAGCCAGTGTTCGGACCCGCTCGTCGGTGCCGTCCTGGATGGCCGATACCGGGTGGACACCCCGATCGCGACGGGAGGCATGTCCACCGTGTACCGCGGTCTCGACATCCGCCTGGACCGGCCCGTCGCGGTGAAGGTGATGGATCCCCGGTATGCGGGCGATCAGCAGTTCATGGTCCGGTTCCAGCGCGAGGCACGGGCTGTCGCGCGGCTGAAGCATCCGGGGCTGGTCTCGGTGTACGACCAGGGACTCGACGGCAGGCACGCCTTCCTCGTCATGGAACTGGTCGAGGGCGGCACACTGCGCGAACTGCTCGAGGAGCGCGGCCCGATGCCGCCGCACGCGGTCGCGGCCGTGCTGGCCCCCGTGCTCGGCGGGCTGGCGGTGGCCCACCGCGCGGGTCTGGTGCACCGCGACGTGAAGCCGGAGAACGTGCTGATCTCCGACGACGGCGATGTGAAGATCGCCGACTTCGGGCTCGTCCGTGCCGTCGCCGAGGCGAAGATCACGTCGACCAGCGTCATGCTGGGTACGGCGGCCTACCTGTCGCCCGAACAGGTCGGCACCGGTGACGCCGACCCACGCAGCGACGTCTACGCCGTCGGGATACTCGCCTACGAACTGCTCACCGGCGCCACGCCGTTCACCGGTGACAACGCGCTGGCCGTGGCCTATCAGCGGATGGACAACGACGTGCCGCCGCCGAGCGCTGCGATCGCAGGCGTCCCATGCCAATTCGACGACCTGGTGGCGTGCGCGACGGCCCGCGATCCCGACGCCCGGTTCGCCGACGCCCAGGACATGGCCGCCGAACTCGACGACGTCGTCACCGAACTCGGCCTGCCCGCGTTCCGGGTGCCCGCCCCGCGCAACTCGGCTCAGCACGCCGCGGCCACCGTGCACCACGTACGGCGGCCGACCCGGGCCTTCACCAGGGGTCCGTCCAGTCCCGACGAGGTCGAATACCGCCGCCCCGCAGGCCTATTCGCCGGCATCGAGATCGACGAACTCGAACTGGCCAGGCAGCGCGGCAAGCGGGTCACCACGTTCTGGCTGATCGCCATCCTGACGCTGACCGGCCTGATCGCCGCAGGCGCCTGGACGCTCGGCAGCAACCTGCCTGCGCTGGGGCTCTAG
- a CDS encoding Rv2175c family DNA-binding protein, which produces MSNIPAADDVLDSDEAVYDLPAVASLLRIPVSKVIQHLKERHLLGVRRGGSVVVPKVFFENGRVVKSLPGLLVVLHDGGFEDTEIVRWLFTPDESLTVIRDGGTAPQSNARPVDALHSHQAREVVRRAQAMAY; this is translated from the coding sequence GTGAGCAACATTCCGGCCGCCGATGACGTCCTCGACTCCGACGAGGCGGTCTACGACCTCCCCGCCGTCGCATCCCTTCTGCGCATCCCCGTGTCCAAGGTGATCCAGCACCTGAAGGAACGACACCTTCTGGGGGTGCGCCGAGGCGGCTCCGTCGTGGTGCCGAAGGTCTTCTTCGAGAACGGCCGCGTGGTCAAGTCGCTACCCGGTCTGCTGGTCGTGCTGCACGACGGAGGATTCGAGGACACCGAGATCGTGCGGTGGTTGTTCACCCCGGACGAGTCGCTCACGGTCATCCGCGACGGCGGCACGGCGCCTCAGTCCAACGCCCGGCCGGTCGACGCGCTGCACTCGCATCAGGCGCGAGAGGTCGTGCGGCGCGCCCAGGCGATGGCATATTGA
- a CDS encoding alpha-(1->6)-mannopyranosyltransferase A translates to MATSSAPTQESESRPRKGVSGLVDFIRSPDGKPARLGFLGACLITLGGLGAGSTRLHDPLLESMGMSWLRFGHGLVVSSLLLWGGVAVMLVSWLWLGRRVIAHTVTEYTMVATTGFWLAPLLLSVPVFSRDTYSYLAQGALLRDGLDPYAVGPVDNVNSLLDNVSPIWTTTTAPYGPAFILIAKFVTLIVGDHVVAGTMLLRLCMLPGLVLLIWAAPRVARRIGANGPAALWICVLNPLVIIHLMGGVHNEMLMVGLMMAAIALTLGDRPGWGVTLIALAVAVKATAGIALPFMVWMWMHRLREKRQLGPVRAFAVATAASAAIFVAVFAVVSLLAGVGLGWLTALAGSVKIINWLTLPTAAANLVNVIGGLFLPVNFYAVLEVTRIIGVATIAIALPLLWWRYRHDDREALTGIAAAMLVVVLFVPAALPWYYTWPLAILSALAQSRAGIAVIAGFSTWIMVIFKPDGSHGMYSWIHVLLATACALAAWYSLSHTAEPATMERQ, encoded by the coding sequence ATGGCCACGTCCTCCGCACCGACGCAGGAGTCGGAATCCCGTCCCCGCAAGGGAGTGTCGGGCCTCGTCGACTTCATCCGGTCCCCCGACGGCAAACCGGCACGCCTGGGCTTCCTCGGCGCGTGTCTGATCACCCTCGGGGGGCTCGGCGCAGGCAGCACGCGCCTGCACGATCCCCTGCTCGAGTCGATGGGCATGTCGTGGCTGCGGTTCGGCCACGGCCTGGTGGTGTCGTCACTGCTGCTGTGGGGCGGCGTCGCGGTGATGCTGGTGTCGTGGCTGTGGTTGGGCAGGCGCGTCATCGCCCACACCGTCACCGAGTACACGATGGTGGCGACGACCGGGTTCTGGCTGGCACCGCTGCTGCTGAGCGTGCCGGTGTTCAGCCGCGACACCTACTCCTACCTGGCGCAGGGGGCCCTGCTGCGCGACGGTCTCGACCCGTACGCGGTGGGGCCGGTCGACAACGTGAACTCGCTGCTGGACAACGTCAGCCCGATCTGGACCACCACCACCGCGCCGTACGGCCCCGCGTTCATCCTGATCGCGAAGTTCGTCACGCTGATCGTCGGCGATCACGTGGTCGCGGGCACGATGCTGCTGCGGTTGTGCATGCTGCCGGGGCTGGTGCTGCTGATCTGGGCGGCGCCCAGGGTGGCCCGCCGCATCGGTGCCAACGGCCCTGCGGCGCTGTGGATCTGCGTGCTCAATCCGCTGGTGATCATCCACCTGATGGGTGGCGTGCACAACGAGATGCTGATGGTCGGCCTGATGATGGCCGCCATCGCTCTGACGCTCGGAGACCGGCCGGGTTGGGGCGTCACGCTGATCGCGCTGGCCGTCGCGGTGAAGGCGACCGCGGGCATCGCGCTGCCGTTCATGGTGTGGATGTGGATGCACCGGTTGCGCGAGAAACGGCAGTTGGGCCCGGTGCGCGCGTTCGCGGTCGCGACGGCGGCGTCGGCCGCGATCTTCGTGGCCGTCTTCGCCGTGGTCTCACTGCTGGCCGGGGTGGGCCTCGGCTGGCTCACCGCGCTGGCCGGGTCGGTGAAGATCATCAACTGGCTCACGCTCCCGACCGCCGCGGCGAACCTGGTCAACGTGATCGGAGGGCTGTTCCTGCCGGTCAACTTCTACGCCGTGCTCGAAGTCACCCGGATCATCGGCGTCGCGACGATCGCGATCGCGCTGCCACTGCTGTGGTGGCGCTACCGGCACGACGACCGCGAGGCGCTGACCGGCATCGCGGCGGCCATGCTGGTGGTCGTGCTGTTCGTGCCTGCCGCGCTCCCCTGGTACTACACCTGGCCGCTGGCGATCCTGTCGGCGCTGGCTCAGAGCCGGGCCGGGATCGCGGTGATCGCCGGGTTCTCGACGTGGATCATGGTCATCTTCAAACCCGATGGCTCACACGGGATGTACTCCTGGATCCACGTGCTGCTGGCGACGGCGTGCGCACTGGCGGCGTGGTACTCGCTGTCGCACACCGCGGAGCCGGCGACCATGGAACGTCAGTAG
- the idsA2 gene encoding bifunctional (2E,6E)-farnesyl/geranyl diphosphate synthase, translating into MDAAAPSAVELVAAVTERLGEYLSERRRDAAYIGEDYAELTAGLEEFVLRGGKRLRPAFAYWGWRAVADPEATASDAMPPDVLRLVSALELLHACALIHDDVIDASATRRGLPTVHMLFTDLHRGRDWHGNSEQFGLSAAILMGDLSLVWADDVVATSDLPVDAYRRVRRVWSDIRTEVLGGQYLDIAVESSRAETVASALNVCTFKTASYTVSRPLQFGAAAAADRPDVQAIFHELGNDLGVAFQLRDDVLGVFGDPAVTGKPSGDDLRSGKRTVLLAEALERADQTDPVAAKLLRTSIGTELTDDQVRELRSAIESVGALAAVETRITELTHRGLDVLAAAPIDDHAKVGLSELARLASTRSA; encoded by the coding sequence GTGGATGCAGCGGCACCGTCGGCCGTGGAACTGGTGGCCGCGGTCACCGAACGATTGGGCGAGTACCTCAGCGAGCGTCGGCGCGACGCCGCCTACATAGGCGAGGACTACGCCGAACTGACCGCCGGACTCGAGGAGTTCGTGCTGCGCGGGGGCAAGCGGTTGCGACCGGCCTTCGCGTACTGGGGATGGCGTGCCGTCGCGGACCCCGAAGCCACGGCCAGCGATGCGATGCCGCCCGACGTGCTGCGCCTCGTCTCGGCGCTCGAACTGCTGCACGCATGCGCACTCATTCACGACGACGTCATCGACGCCTCGGCCACCAGGCGCGGGCTGCCGACGGTGCACATGCTGTTCACCGACCTGCACCGAGGCCGCGACTGGCACGGCAACTCAGAGCAGTTCGGGCTCTCGGCGGCGATCCTCATGGGCGACCTGTCGCTGGTGTGGGCCGACGACGTCGTCGCGACCTCGGACCTACCAGTGGACGCGTACCGCCGAGTGCGACGCGTCTGGTCGGACATCCGCACCGAGGTCCTCGGCGGCCAGTACCTCGACATCGCCGTAGAGTCCAGCCGCGCCGAGACCGTGGCGTCGGCGCTGAACGTCTGCACGTTCAAGACCGCGTCCTACACGGTGTCGCGCCCGTTGCAGTTCGGCGCCGCGGCCGCCGCCGACCGACCCGACGTGCAGGCCATCTTCCACGAGCTGGGCAACGACCTCGGCGTCGCGTTCCAGCTCCGCGACGACGTCCTCGGCGTATTCGGCGATCCCGCCGTCACGGGCAAGCCCTCCGGTGACGACCTGCGCTCGGGCAAGCGCACCGTGCTGCTCGCCGAGGCCCTCGAACGCGCCGACCAGACCGACCCGGTGGCGGCCAAGCTGCTGCGCACGTCGATCGGCACCGAGCTGACCGACGACCAGGTCCGCGAATTGCGTTCGGCCATCGAGTCCGTCGGCGCACTGGCCGCCGTCGAGACGCGCATCACCGAACTCACCCACCGCGGGCTCGACGTCCTCGCTGCCGCACCGATCGACGATCACGCCAAGGTCGGTCTTTCCGAACTCGCCAGATTGGCGTCGACCCGGTCCGCCTGA
- a CDS encoding LppM family (lipo)protein, producing the protein MSSSIRLVWHDDRVHARRRQRLLALLLLLIIVPTAAGCVRVRASITVSPDDRVSGQIVAAAKPRNADDKGPQLLNTLPFSNKVSVSPYSRDDFVGTQAVFSDLTFAELPQLAGMNRDAAGVDINLRRAGDLVILEGRADLTSLSDSEADVSLSVSFPGEVTSTNGDQVSTEIVEWKLRPGVVSTMNAQARYTDPSARSFTGAAIWLTVGSFLVAGVIGALAWNSRDRSPVLANPQDPAR; encoded by the coding sequence TTGAGCTCCTCGATCCGCCTGGTCTGGCACGATGACCGGGTGCACGCCAGGCGTCGCCAGCGGCTGCTGGCCCTGCTCCTCCTTCTGATCATCGTGCCGACCGCCGCGGGCTGCGTGCGGGTCCGGGCCTCGATCACCGTCTCGCCCGACGACCGGGTCTCCGGCCAGATCGTCGCGGCCGCGAAACCCCGCAACGCCGACGACAAGGGACCGCAGCTGCTCAACACGTTGCCGTTCAGCAACAAGGTGTCGGTGTCGCCCTATTCGCGCGACGACTTCGTGGGCACCCAGGCCGTGTTCTCCGACCTCACGTTCGCCGAACTGCCGCAGCTGGCGGGCATGAACCGCGACGCCGCGGGCGTCGACATCAACCTCCGCAGGGCAGGCGATCTCGTCATCCTGGAAGGCCGTGCCGACCTGACGTCGCTCAGTGATTCCGAGGCCGACGTCTCGCTGAGCGTGTCGTTCCCCGGCGAGGTGACCTCCACCAACGGCGACCAGGTGTCGACCGAGATCGTCGAGTGGAAGCTCCGGCCCGGCGTCGTCAGCACCATGAACGCCCAAGCCCGGTACACCGATCCGAGCGCGCGCTCCTTCACCGGTGCAGCCATCTGGCTGACGGTCGGTTCGTTCCTCGTCGCCGGGGTGATCGGTGCCCTGGCGTGGAACAGCAGGGACCGCAGCCCCGTCCTCGCCAACCCGCAAGACCCTGCGCGCTAG
- a CDS encoding GNAT family N-acetyltransferase — protein MATFLIDLSPADMQRRLRDALAVYVEAMRYPRGTEEQRASMWLEHTRRHGWKAVAVVETATDGSTGEAPDSPEAIASAPMLGVAYGYCGAPDQWWQQQVVAGLRRGGTDAGRISDLMTSYFELTELHIRPSAQGRGLGEALARRLLDGRTESHVLLSTPEINGEANRAWRLYRRLGFADVIRGYHFAGDPRPFAILGRSLPL, from the coding sequence TTGGCGACGTTTCTGATCGACCTGTCACCGGCCGACATGCAGCGGCGGCTTCGCGACGCGCTCGCCGTCTACGTCGAAGCGATGCGCTACCCCCGCGGCACCGAGGAACAGCGTGCCTCGATGTGGCTGGAGCACACGCGGCGCCACGGTTGGAAGGCGGTCGCGGTCGTCGAGACGGCGACCGACGGCAGCACCGGCGAAGCGCCCGACTCCCCCGAGGCCATCGCGTCGGCGCCCATGCTCGGCGTGGCCTACGGCTACTGCGGTGCCCCCGACCAGTGGTGGCAGCAGCAGGTCGTCGCAGGTCTTCGGCGCGGCGGCACCGACGCCGGCCGTATCTCCGACCTGATGACGAGCTACTTCGAACTGACCGAACTGCACATCCGGCCCAGCGCGCAGGGTCGCGGCCTCGGCGAGGCGCTGGCCCGTCGACTCCTCGACGGCCGCACGGAATCGCACGTACTGCTGTCGACGCCGGAGATCAACGGCGAGGCCAACCGGGCCTGGCGGCTGTACCGCAGACTGGGATTCGCCGACGTGATCCGCGGCTACCACTTCGCCGGTGATCCGCGTCCGTTCGCGATCCTGGGCCGCAGCCTGCCCCTTTGA
- a CDS encoding DUF3040 domain-containing protein, translating into MPLSDHEQRMLDQIESALYAEDPKFASSVRGGNLRAPSARRRLQGGVLFVLGLALLVAGIALRATWIGSLPVLSVVGFIVMFGGVVFAITGPRVAGGRDKSAPETGSARPRKAKGSGGSFTSRMEDRFRRRFDE; encoded by the coding sequence ATGCCACTCTCCGATCATGAGCAGCGCATGCTCGACCAGATCGAGAGCGCTCTCTACGCCGAGGACCCCAAGTTCGCGTCGAGCGTTCGCGGGGGAAACCTGCGGGCACCCTCGGCGCGGCGCAGGCTCCAGGGCGGAGTGCTGTTCGTGCTCGGACTGGCGCTCCTGGTTGCCGGCATTGCGTTGCGGGCCACGTGGATCGGGAGTCTGCCCGTTCTCTCCGTGGTCGGGTTCATCGTGATGTTCGGTGGCGTGGTGTTCGCGATCACCGGGCCGCGCGTCGCCGGTGGCCGAGACAAGTCGGCACCCGAGACCGGGTCGGCACGGCCCCGCAAGGCCAAGGGTTCGGGCGGTTCCTTCACCAGTCGCATGGAGGACCGGTTCCGCCGCCGGTTCGACGAGTAG
- the mraZ gene encoding division/cell wall cluster transcriptional repressor MraZ, whose translation MFLGTYTPKLDDKGRLTLPAKFRDALAGGLMVTKSQDHSLAVYPRAEFEALAERLTQASRSNPEARAYLRNLAAATDEQHPDAQGRITLTADHRRYANLTKECVVTGSITYLEIWDAQAWQEYQAAHEENFSAASDETLRDII comes from the coding sequence ATGTTTCTCGGCACCTACACGCCAAAGCTCGATGACAAGGGGCGGCTCACGCTGCCCGCCAAGTTCCGCGACGCACTGGCAGGGGGGTTGATGGTCACCAAGAGCCAAGACCACAGCCTCGCCGTGTACCCCCGTGCGGAGTTCGAAGCACTCGCGGAGCGTCTGACGCAGGCATCGCGGAGCAATCCGGAGGCCAGGGCCTACCTGCGAAACCTCGCCGCGGCGACCGACGAACAGCATCCGGACGCCCAAGGCCGGATCACGCTGACGGCCGATCATCGCCGGTACGCGAACCTGACCAAGGAATGCGTGGTCACCGGTTCGATCACGTACCTGGAGATCTGGGACGCCCAAGCCTGGCAGGAATACCAGGCAGCCCACGAAGAGAACTTCTCCGCGGCCAGCGATGAAACTCTGCGCGACATCATCTGA
- the rsmH gene encoding 16S rRNA (cytosine(1402)-N(4))-methyltransferase RsmH: protein MKLCATSSDPEANPADARVSWPLSEPTLTYFPDARFAISDRDLETGARHLLRRTEGRPVPMPDSTTGPDRTPHVPVLLDRCVELLTPALTRRSPDGSGAVLVDATLGAGGHAERFLTDLPGLRLVGLDRDPSALAIAGERLAPFSDRVRLVRTRYDGYWDDRSEGAIDGVLFDLGVSSMQLDRVERGFSYSHDAPLDMRMDPDAPLTAADIVNTYDVKALARVLRDYGDERFASRIAAEIGRRRARNPLRTTGELVEVLYASIPAATRRTGGHPGKRTFQALRTAVNGELDSLRDALPASLDALAVGGRVVVMAYQSLEDKIVKTVFTAATASRSPEGLPVELPGYEPEFASLTRGAEKAPQTEIDMNPRSASVRLRALEKVVGREVS, encoded by the coding sequence ATGAAACTCTGCGCGACATCATCTGATCCGGAGGCCAACCCTGCCGATGCCCGTGTCTCGTGGCCTCTGTCCGAACCGACCCTGACGTACTTCCCCGACGCCAGGTTCGCGATCTCGGACAGGGACCTCGAGACAGGGGCACGACATCTTCTGCGGCGCACTGAGGGGAGGCCGGTTCCGATGCCCGACTCGACTACCGGCCCCGACCGCACGCCGCACGTACCCGTGCTGCTGGACCGCTGCGTCGAACTGCTCACGCCGGCATTGACCCGGCGCAGCCCGGACGGCAGCGGTGCCGTCCTCGTCGACGCCACGCTCGGCGCAGGCGGCCACGCCGAACGCTTCCTCACCGACCTCCCCGGTCTCCGGCTCGTCGGCCTCGACCGCGACCCGTCGGCACTGGCGATCGCAGGGGAGCGGCTCGCGCCCTTCTCCGATCGCGTGCGGTTGGTTCGCACCCGCTACGACGGCTACTGGGACGACCGCAGCGAGGGGGCGATCGACGGCGTGCTGTTCGACCTCGGGGTGTCCTCCATGCAGCTGGACCGGGTCGAGCGCGGCTTCTCCTACTCCCACGACGCGCCGCTGGACATGCGGATGGACCCCGATGCGCCGCTGACCGCCGCCGACATCGTCAACACCTACGACGTGAAGGCCCTGGCCCGGGTCCTGCGTGATTACGGCGACGAGCGCTTCGCCTCCAGGATCGCCGCCGAGATCGGCCGCAGGCGTGCCCGGAACCCGTTGCGCACCACCGGCGAACTGGTCGAGGTGCTGTACGCGTCGATTCCCGCCGCGACCCGCCGCACCGGCGGTCACCCTGGCAAGCGCACCTTCCAGGCGCTGCGCACCGCGGTCAACGGCGAGCTGGACTCGCTGCGCGACGCCCTGCCCGCCTCGCTCGACGCGCTGGCCGTCGGCGGCCGCGTCGTGGTGATGGCCTACCAGTCCCTCGAGGACAAGATCGTCAAGACGGTGTTCACCGCCGCCACGGCGTCTCGTTCACCCGAGGGTCTGCCTGTCGAACTACCGGGCTACGAGCCCGAGTTCGCCTCGCTCACCCGCGGCGCCGAGAAGGCGCCCCAAACGGAGATCGATATGAACCCCCGCAGTGCATCGGTTCGGCTGCGCGCGCTGGAGAAGGTCGTTGGAAGGGAAGTGTCGTGA